Proteins from a genomic interval of Rosa chinensis cultivar Old Blush chromosome 2, RchiOBHm-V2, whole genome shotgun sequence:
- the LOC112189359 gene encoding uncharacterized protein LOC112189359, translated as MIRHTSSFSMTKGEVQVNLLANSAPRPSFVKIPETGMDTAKNISESSQVLKKRTRRRHRRKPNLMQNTGVVHNLPQEHGQVDTKYIKRLSTLSLSDERGSDVLVISSGAVKTNCEEDIRSGISHGSIVRKPFRYTGKKLLILDINGLIADIVSPPPKGFASDIRIAGRAIFKRPYYLDFLKFCFERFEVGVWSSRSKKIVERVVDYLMGDLKHKLLFCWDLSHCTTTGFRTLENKHKTLVFKDLRRIWEEDDSGLPWEKGVYDESNTLLLDDSPYKALLNPAHTGVFPYPYTFHGGCDNALGPGGRLRTYLEKLAAAENLQEFVDQHPFGQRPITERSASWDFYLRVLDTVYSVKTNQITWNSTCKH; from the exons ATGATTAGGCATACTAGTTCCTTCTCCATGACCAAGGGTGAAGTGCAAGTTAACCTCTTGGCAAATTCAGCACCCCGTCCGTCCTTTGTTAAAATTCCGGAGACAGGTATGGACACTGCCAAAAATATTTCAGAATCAAGTCAAGTGTtgaaaaagagaacaagaaggAGACATAGGAGGAAACCGAATCTAATGCAAAATACTGGCGTAGTTCATAATTTGCCTCAGGAACATGGGCAGGTTGAcactaaatatataaaaagattGTCAACTTTAAGTTTATCAGATGAAAGAGGTAGCGATGTATTAGTTATTTCATCTGGAGCGGTTAAAACTAATTGTGAAGAGGACATCAGATCAGGAATTTCACATGGCTCAATTGTGAGAAAACCGTTTAGGTATACAGGGAAAAAACTTCTTATTCTTGACATTAATGGACTTATTGCGGATATAGTCTCTCCTCCTCCAAAGGGATTTGCATCTGACATAAGGATTGCAGGACGAGCAA TTTTCAAGAGGCCATACTATCTTGATTTTCTTAAGTTCTGCTTTGAGCGTTTCGAAGTGGGTGTGTGGTCTTCAAGATCCAA GAAAATTGTGGAAAGAGTGGTTGATTATCTAATGGGCGATCTAAAGCACAAGTTGCTGTTTTGTTGG GATCTATCCCACTGCACTACAACAGGGTTCAGAACTCTAGAAAATAAGCACAAGACCTTGGTGTTTAAGGATCTGAGGAGAATTTGGGAAGAAGATGACTCTGGTCTTCCATGGGAGAAGGGCGTATATGATGAATCTAATACGTTATTGTTGGATGATTCTCCGTACAAAGCCCTGCTTAATCCT GCACATACTGGGGTCTTTCCTTATCCATACACGTTTCATGGAGGGTGCGACAATGCATTAG GTCCTGGAGGTCGTCTTCGGACGTATTTGGAAAAGTTGGCCGCAGCTGAAAATCTACAAGAGTTTGTAGACCAACATCCATTTGGTCAAAGACCTATTACTGAAAGAAGTGCATCTTGGGACTTTTACCTGAGGGTACTCGATACGGTGTATTCCGTAAAAACCAACCAGATAACCTGGAATTCTACTTGTAAGCATTAG